The DNA region ggctattagGCCTAATTGAATCAATCTACTCGCTCGCTCATGTCGTAGAATAGTAATTGATATAGGCCTATGATCTGTGTCGATGccacaaatatttttttaaatttgttcAATTGTTCCATTTGGTTATTGACCAATACGTCATTTTGTTAacttagtaggcctacactgtttTAGGTCTTTTTTTTACTTATACATATTGTTTTGATTTAAGGGTTACCATTGGAACGAGCTCTCCAACAATGAGGACACCAGTTCCGAGATGATCCTCTACATCGTCCTGTCGGCAACGACCCTCCTCGCTCTCTGCATCCTGGGGTTCCTTCTGTATCGGGGGTGCTCGCGGAGCAAGCTGAGCCTCGCCAACGTCATCGCGCTGGACTTCCAGGACGCCGAGAGCGGCGTCGAGATCCTCTCCTCGCTCACCGGCAAGTCCGAGAGGCTCCCGAGCACCAGCTCCGACGTGTCCGACGGCGTTTTCCTCATGGTGTACCTGCCGCCGCCCTACGAAGAGACGCTCACCAAGATCACCCGGGCCGCAAGCCTGACCAGCTCCAAAGACGTTGACTCCATGAAAATAGAGGACCTGGAGGCCAAGCTCTGCCCGGAAATAAAATCCAGC from Sardina pilchardus chromosome 1, fSarPil1.1, whole genome shotgun sequence includes:
- the LOC134078704 gene encoding small integral membrane protein 28-like → MRTLKESSWMKFGPAGRGTYDWVTGAPSPPPLEKQLQGYHWNELSNNEDTSSEMILYIVLSATTLLALCILGFLLYRGCSRSKLSLANVIALDFQDAESGVEILSSLTGKSERLPSTSSDVSDGVFLMVYLPPPYEETLTKITRAASLTSSKDVDSMKIEDLEAKLCPEIKSSGRYV